Part of the Spinacia oleracea cultivar Varoflay chromosome 5, BTI_SOV_V1, whole genome shotgun sequence genome, ttggttttcaaagaaaaagaaaaagaaaaatgaactagactagcgaactagaatgaaaaatcaaacaatgatgccattccccggcaacggcgccattttgatagggtgtttttccgtcgttgaatagaaatacacctcaccaaacaaaatttataaaacacctaaactaccggctatattgactatagcggcaagtatagggatcgtcccataggaatggatatgtttgacttatcaatctatgcgttcacaagctagttcggaaggaatttgagtttttgaattaaactaatcaaagctagaaatgcaaacaaataaagaaactctagaggattcgggaatcggctatggaaatcgaatcaaaggaagcacaaggtcaagacaatcatgaatatgcaacgacatagcaaataggggaatgaaaactaatgacgaacccaccacctctcggatagtgaacgctaagcgtctaatccacggaagagctttcgcctaatcctagattaaactaactagcatataataggaactatcattcacttgcacaattaggctcacaatgtcttgccaaacctaatcatacattccaatctaatccaatcgaatagcattcgcgactactactcaactagtcatggaaatcctatcactaaatcacatttaatcacaacatcaatcatgaatttccccaaaacttctccaaattcaatcccaaagcttcatccctaacctctagactaaactactcaattagcatgattaacatcaacattaaactaatatcaatcctaatcatgaatctagttgcaacaatgaagctaattgaaacaataaaattcagaaaattcaaaccacaaaaattggggaaaaatcaagcaaattcaaaatatcaaactaattctagaattcaagcataaaatcaaagcataaacgaaattaacatagcaattaaagaattgaagaacaaaatcaaaagaagaattagaattagaattataccttggaatgaagaaattgcatcaaacttgaagcacaaaattgaagaacaaaactaaaagcaaagagaaaagaaatctgaaaatgctgatttgaatttagaatcaagaatttgaggctaagaatctttaatcctaatctctaatctaagccctaaactcaTTCTAGAGAGAAaattctaagctaagcctaagAGAAATGAAAATTACGTAATGAAAGCCTAATGAAACAATGCTGCGATTTTCGTATTTAAAGCTCTCCGCGTAGCCGTGTGTTCGCACGAAAGAAGCCGTGCGTTCGCACCAAATACCACTGAGTTCCTGATCCATTTTTGCAGATTTGTGTGGTCGCACGGAACTgctgtgtgctcgcacagaacTGCAGTGTGCTCGCACTGACTGGTTGCTGTTCTTGCTCGATGTATGGCTGCTGTTTTGCGTGCAGTGCTGCAGTGTTGTGGCAGCTAATCCAAGCTCACGTACAGCCACAATCAAGGGGCTGCAAGGTGATGAAAACGAGCCCCAAGGGCTGCTGCAAGGACACGAATACAGCAGCTATAGACACAAGTACAAGGCTGCTGTTTTGCGTGTTACTTCTGCTGTTTGTAGTTGCTGTTCTTGTGTGAAATACTGCAGTTCTGGAGCTGCTATTCCTTGCTCGTGTACAGCCAATATCAAGGGGCTGTTTGGTGATGAAAAAGAGCTCAAAAGGGGCTGCTGCGAAGCCTTGAACAGCAGCTAACggtggctgtttgtgtgctgTTTGTGTTGCTGTTTGTGTGCTGTTTGTGTGCACTTGTGGCTGGACTTTGGGGCTGCTGTAACCTTGTGCATAGCTGCTATTCTTgccttgctaatcccctttgttGCTGCTGCTATTCGTGCACTTGGTAGGCAGCCAAGTAGATTGCTTCACCTAGCACAATCAATACAAATCGTAGagcattttattaaaaatcgaaaatcaaattattaattcgtttaacacttttacaaatcgtaaaacatataactcgtctacaagcataatgacacaatattaacacgttaatactcaaaacgaaccttacgcaatgagaatgcgcgcaaaaggcatatttagagcaaaaacgactaaaatatgcgcaagacgagtaaatgttacgataaatgcaaaaatgcgataaacgaactaaaaacgataaaactaagcgaaaataataataaaaagctaataaaatgaactaaaatcctaagctaagagcgacataaatgtcgctcatcaagaACGCCCACAAGAAAGAGAGTATTTCGAGTACAACACAGATCTCCTCACGATACTGAAAGACGTCGGGACCAGGTTTGACCTTGAACGACCTTTTCCCATGAAGTCTCCTCCTAAGAGTCGAGACCCTAAGCTGTATTGCCAGTTCCACGAGGATATAGGACATGACACCAAGAACTGTAGAAGCTTGAAGAGAGCCCTAGACggcctagcctccaaaggaTACCTCAAAAACTACTTACAGAGGAGTGCTCACGGCTCGGGAAAGAACCagtacaaaaagaacaagtcacacGTCTAACCTACAGAGGGAAACCACAGCGAAGGGGGATTTGTAGCCAACATATCTGGGGGCCTgccgctggaggacccaccatgagggGACAGAAAGACTATGCCCGCCGCCTagggcaagtgatgctgtcaGGACAGTCACCTATGGACCCATTCCCTCGGATAGAGATATGTGAGTCGGATGGTGGACGAGTAGCCACTCCGCATGATGATCCTCTGGTGGTCGAGATCAAAATCTCCAATATGAGAGTGAAGCGTATCCTGATAGACACtgggagctcgtccgacataatgagcATGGAGTGCCTCAGCtgtaataccccatatttttaggcatttcattaatcattttatgcattttttaatatatatttgatattaaattattttggagggaaaaatattcaaatattttggagggaaGATATTAAAATGTCTTAGagggaatattattttcaaaactgaatttaaattattttttcggattttattaatttctaattctattaggaatcaattttggagaaaaaaagttttaatcaacttaaaattattttataaatccgATAATTATGTTTAGTATTATATAAAATCAGTTTTATAAAATAAGATATTGAATATATTTcggatttattttggaaaaataagataattctatttaaaattggatttaaagagttttaccaattcaaaattccCTAAAATTCCGAATTCTTTGAGATAAATTCGGAAAATTTCAGGATAAATCTTAATTAAGTATTCAAGCCTCTGTTTAAAATTTCGTGATTTTATCTtttatatttctattttaaacaatTTTACTCTAAACCGAATATCACCAAAATCATGACTAGATTCAGAATCCTATCATAGCTTCAACACCAACCACGGCTATACCTCTTAGGCTTCCAttctaaccctaaccctaatcctacacctataaatacccctacttcattcatcattcctcacaccaaaagttgagagctttcccaagcccgctcttaaacttcttctccctctttggCTCTAAACCTTCTTACCTAAAACCCTTATACAACCACCACGAAACCCCCATCGTGCACTCCTTGCCGCCGACTTCTACCTTTTGGTGTCGTGACTTCAACACCCAAATTGTTTTCAaggccttttttttttttttacggtcAGTTTTTACCATTTAAACTCTTCTAAATTAATGCCGTAATTTTTATAAGAGTATTTTTAAACCATGAGTTCGAAATTTTGATTTATATTACTGTTATTATGAATGCATAActcatgaattaaatttaagtccattaaatttatttttattaatttaattgtttaatcatgaattaattagggttttatttattaattgttagAAACTCGTGAGTGATCCGTAGCAGGATCAAACTAATCTTTGTGTGAGGTGTTATTTAATCAAGGTACGTGTATATGGCTAGATTATTATATGAATGAAATATATGTATGGTTTGATTAttgatttgaaattattaattgttttcaaattgaaaattgtgaattagtgattttgaattgtttcttgatttgtgaaaattgtttgaggatttttgaaaggttaaatatttttcttgattttaatatgatgatcaagtggtgtttgaaatagtttgtttggttttgatgagttataaatctttatttcaaaatatgttgttttctttaaaaataaatttgattaaataaaaggaggattGTTGGTTTATCATATGGTTGGAACTGGATGGTCTTTCATGACATTATTGTACTTTTATAAAGTCTGAAGGTGGAATGGATTTCATGGAACTTTTATGTTCATACGCATCACTTGTTGTGTAAGTCGAGGGTCACTTGTTGACTATTATTTGGTTAGTACCATAATGTATAGATTTGTGATGGAATACTAGCTTGGGGGTGTGCACATTTAGGAAGGAAGGGGAGATAAGAAGAGGTGTTTGATTTTCATATTCTAATTGgaatctatttttggaaagtttctacttttggaatattgttatatttggaAAGTTTATATATTTGGAATATTTCTTTTCATGGAATatttctacttttggaaagtttctattttggaaatcttaattcttgaaatgtttatacttttgaaaagttactatttatgaaaagttgctatttatggaaaatgaatcttctatgatttcaattaagcaagtttgaattaaatggtttgtgaaagtatgttcaactatatataaatgttttacatgtcttgtatatattcgtacttagcttttgctaaccagtatttcctatttgttttggcttggccctgttcaccttttggtgagcagttttcaggaacttgatgtgatgatgtgacatgcttgcatacgggattaatggagagttcattagttaggatttatttttctaagttggtTTCATTTGTGAGTTCAGATTTTAGTATTTAAATTTCAAGGGTTTATCGAATATACACTATTATTATTTCGACTATTATTATTCAATAAAGAAAAGTATTTGAGTTATTCCGCTGCATTAGTTGAGTTAATTAGCCTTTAACGTAATCACGTGGCGGTAATACTCCTAAGTTTCTCTCCATGTtggttttattcaaataaatgttaaatgttggttttaaaaagagagaaattttgGGGTGTTACATCAGCCGCCTAGCCCACGACCCCAAAACCATAGAGAGCAtacactatcccatcattggttttggaggaAGCATTATACATCCTGTAGGCGTCATCAACTTGCCGGATCGGATCGGGGATCGAAAAGATGGACGGAAGATGGGAGTGAACTTCTTAATCGTCAAGGACTTGACAGCATACAATTTCATCTTGAGACGTCCCACCCTGAACAAGATTAAAGCggtagtcgtcacccatctcatgCTCCTGAAGTTTGTATATGATGATGGGGCGATAGGGACTATACATGGAGACCAACATCAGGCAAGAGACTGCTACCTCACaaccctcaacccgtcagcatggaagaaAGATTTGGCCGAAGCAAAAAGCAAGAGAAAGCATGAGGAGGAACTACCTGCCGCCAATGAGAGTATACCAGCCAAGATAGAAAAAAGTGGCTAAAAATAGAATGTCATCAAATTCGGATAACTTATGTAACTCGAGCCTACTAAACGGCCTAACAATTGTGAcagagcccacaaaacggcctgtaatGCCTGCCTACAAAGCAGCCAATTTAGTTTTGCTACTTAGTAAAATGATAATCTctatgataatatttccgtACCTGATGAACTCATGGCTCAATAAAGCCGCTCAAAAAAACTAAGGGGTGAAATACCCCCACATTAAACAAGCCCTAAGAGGCGGCGTCACTAGTGACTAACTAAATGACGACCTGAAAAGTGGCCTGAATTAATAAAGACGTAAAAAGCACAAAGCAAGACTCAACAAGAGCAGTTACTTAAGATGACACCTTCTCCTATGAAGGCGTCTCaaaaagactaatcggttgacggcctgagaagtggcctagattagcgccccaaATTAGGCTGATCGCCTAAAACACTGGGGTAACCGTCCACAAATGGACCAAAAAGCGTGTTCTTAAGAAATCAGTAATAAACTGAAATGGAATAAAAACAAGTGCACAGGAGGCAAAAAATATTCATACATGCGCACAAGGCGCAACAAACCCAAATAAATAATGCCAAAAGGCATCAATCTTATTACAAGCGCTCGCGGCGCCACCCAAACCAACTAACAAGAAACCACCTATGAATGAGGGGTTGTGGAGCTCCCGTCTTGGACATCCTGGTCTTCAGGGGAATTCACCTCCTCTTCCTCCGCATCCTCATCCTCCCCCTCGCTAAACTCAGGAGGATCCAGGCCAAGTCGTCGAGCTGTCGAGACGACCATCTGGTATGAGATACGACGTTTAAACCAGGAGAAGTCTTTCCCATCCATTGACTGATCCCATGCCCGTCGAGCATTCTCCAAAATGGACTCTTCCCCAAGTTTGAAAGAGCTGgcggctgttaggttatgatacatatgacaaaacataaatcatgcggaaaaaccataaagccaagaaacatattatttacacataatcatttagcatagtttagatgcatacactttgttgcgtgccctccctagctgtgcccgaaccgaacaagaacaagtctttaggaatccaattgtcgtccctccgtagatagtccacagcacgtccggatccgccttaagcttgaccaactagaatcgcccttaaggttgcttaggaatttcggctattatggtgcaagtgtttggctgattttgcttaaaaaccttacctttgaatacttcaattgtgtctataaattatgaccctaggcacctatttatagagatatggaaaaggaattataatcctactaggatgtggatttattaattagaatcctatttgaactctaaataataaatttaatctattaggattaggatttaatcaatacacgaattccgataggattaggattcgttacgaa contains:
- the LOC110793794 gene encoding uncharacterized protein, translating into MRGQKDYARRLGQVMLSGQSPMDPFPRIEICESDGGRVATPHDDPLVVEIKISNMRVKRILIDTGSSSDIMSMECLSCVINLPDRIGDRKDGRKMGVNFLIVKDLTAYNFILRRPTLNKIKAVVVTHLMLLKFVYDDGAIGTIHGDQHQARDCYLTTLNPSAWKKDLAEAKSKRKHEEELPAANESIPAKIEKSG